CCAGCACCACCTGGCCGCCGCGGTCGCGCGCCGCCGTCGCCAGGGCATAGCCCATTTTGCCCGTGGAACGGTTGCCGATGAAGCGCACCGGGTCCAGGGCCTCGCGCGTGCCGCCGGCCGTGACCAGCAGACGCCGGCCGGCCAGGTCGCCCTGCAGTCCGATGATGCGCCGCGCCTCGTCGAGGATCTCGGCCGGCTCGACCATGCGGCCCGGCCCATATCCGCCGGAGGCCAGCCGGCCCTCCGCCGGCCCGATGACATACATGCCGCGCTCCCGCAGGAGCGCCATATTGGCCTGGGTGGCAGGATTCTGCCACATATGCGTTTCCATGGCCGGCGCCAGCAGGATGGGACAGCGCGCCGCCAGCGCGGTGGTGGTCAGGAGGTTATCCGCAATGCCGTGCGCCAGCTTGGCGATGGTGTTGGCGGTTGCCGGCGCGATAATCATCAAATCGGCCGCCTGTCCCAGCGCCACATGGCTGATGGCGGCATCCTCGCGCAGGGCGAACATCTCCACCAGCACCGGCCGGCCGGTCAGGGCTTGGAAGGTCAAGGGAGCCACGAACTCCACCGCCGCCGGCGTCATGATGACATCCACCTGGGCGCCGGCCTTGACCAGCCGGCTGGCTAGGTCCGCCGCCTTATAAGCCGCAATCCCTCCGCTCACGCCCAGCACAATGCGTTTGCCCTGCAGGTTCATCCTTTCCCTCACTTTCGGGCCGCTTCTTTCTGATTCAGCTCCCAGATGAAGCGCAGGCCGTCCAGCGTCAGCCAGGGATCAACCGCATCGAAGACCCTGGTGGCCGCCGCCAGCCG
This region of Anaerolineae bacterium genomic DNA includes:
- the coaBC gene encoding bifunctional phosphopantothenoylcysteine decarboxylase/phosphopantothenate--cysteine ligase CoaBC — translated: MNLQGKRIVLGVSGGIAAYKAADLASRLVKAGAQVDVIMTPAAVEFVAPLTFQALTGRPVLVEMFALREDAAISHVALGQAADLMIIAPATANTIAKLAHGIADNLLTTTALAARCPILLAPAMETHMWQNPATQANMALLRERGMYVIGPAEGRLASGGYGPGRMVEPAEILDEARRIIGLQGDLAGRRLLVTAGGTREALDPVRFIGNRSTGKMGYALATAARDRGGQVVLVSGPTWLECPRGVERVMVESAQEMYEAVMRWAPQCDALVMSAAVADYRPKVRQEQKIKKTAGELVLELERTPDILGEVARRRAEWGAPAVLVGFAAETQQVEEYAREKLLRKGLDLIVANDVTAPDSGFGTDTNRVILISAAGSQALPLMTKEEVAHRIWDFVRDQLRASAPRRE